In Pseudomonadota bacterium, the following are encoded in one genomic region:
- the leuD gene encoding 3-isopropylmalate dehydratase small subunit, with the protein MEPFRNLTGIVVPLDRANVDTDAIMPKQFLKAIGRTGFGPNLFDEWRYLDRGEPGQDCSRRPVNPDFVLNDARYRDARVFLACDNFGCGSSREHAVWALLDYGIRCVIAPSFAEIFYSNCCKNGLLAIRLPAEIMDRLFSDVLSKPGYALTIDLAGQAVAMPDGQLLRFEIDPGIKQRLLLGLDDIAMTMQSADDIRRFEVRRRAEAAWLFPE; encoded by the coding sequence ATGGAGCCGTTCCGGAACCTCACCGGCATCGTGGTGCCGCTCGATCGCGCCAACGTGGATACCGACGCCATCATGCCCAAGCAGTTCCTGAAGGCGATCGGGCGTACCGGTTTCGGTCCCAATCTCTTCGACGAATGGCGCTATCTCGACCGCGGTGAACCGGGTCAGGATTGCAGCAGACGCCCGGTCAATCCCGATTTCGTCCTCAACGACGCGCGTTATCGGGACGCCCGAGTGTTTCTGGCATGCGACAACTTCGGTTGCGGGTCGTCGCGCGAGCACGCCGTCTGGGCGTTGCTCGATTATGGGATCCGCTGTGTCATCGCCCCGAGCTTCGCCGAGATCTTTTACAGCAATTGCTGCAAGAACGGGCTGCTCGCGATCCGGTTGCCGGCAGAGATCATGGATCGGCTGTTCTCGGACGTGCTGTCGAAACCCGGTTATGCGTTGACGATAGACCTCGCGGGGCAGGCCGTGGCGATGCCGGATGGGCAGCTCTTGCGCTTCGAGATCGACCCCGGGATCAAACAACGCCTGCTGCTCGGGCTCGACGATATCGCCATGACGATGCAGTCGGCGGATGACATCCGCCGTTTCGAGGTCCGGCGCCGGGCCGAGGCCGCCTGGTTGTTTCCCGAATAG